In one window of Tolypothrix sp. PCC 7712 DNA:
- a CDS encoding prokaryotic E2 ligase family D protein encodes MNVDTNILPIINLENVSQILLANIPQDDLLGQLIILKGQFILVEREGKESKYKFLSPEAVEKAFTSKTAASGWLSSNTIWWGKNPEGEAIIQFYSPQKYQIQIMGQEFEVITVPMPAFLFAGCGSRYYLWAVKGRVFKPDAQLYKPPLPNIWDDSSICFGGNSLSMCSAATISQVWDLFWKSPFNKDLSQGKSKTHPDNICNQLIKLHESKAKFYPSNDLVPVHSWKVTTPEDIINHLFS; translated from the coding sequence ATGAATGTAGACACAAATATATTACCAATAATTAACTTAGAAAATGTCTCCCAAATCCTGCTGGCCAATATTCCACAAGATGATTTACTAGGGCAGTTAATTATCCTCAAAGGACAGTTTATTTTAGTCGAACGTGAAGGCAAAGAGTCTAAATACAAATTCCTGTCTCCTGAAGCAGTAGAGAAAGCCTTCACAAGTAAAACTGCCGCATCTGGATGGCTTTCTAGCAACACAATTTGGTGGGGTAAAAATCCAGAGGGAGAGGCCATTATTCAGTTTTATTCTCCCCAAAAATATCAAATTCAAATTATGGGACAGGAATTTGAAGTAATTACTGTACCAATGCCTGCATTCTTATTTGCTGGATGCGGTAGTAGATATTACCTGTGGGCAGTTAAAGGCAGGGTATTTAAACCAGACGCACAACTGTACAAGCCTCCTTTACCTAATATTTGGGACGACTCTAGTATTTGCTTTGGGGGAAATTCTCTCAGTATGTGCAGTGCTGCAACCATAAGCCAAGTTTGGGATCTGTTCTGGAAATCACCTTTTAACAAGGACTTATCTCAAGGCAAGTCAAAAACTCATCCTGATAATATCTGCAATCAACTAATCAAATTACACGAATCTAAAGCTAAATTCTACCCTTCAAATGACCTTGTTCCCGTTCATAGCTGGAAAGTCACAACCCCAGAAGACATTATCAATCATTTGTTCAGTTAA
- a CDS encoding Mov34/MPN/PAD-1 family protein — MNPFIGYHLATSNNFPPYSQKLQEYWLAANGLFLRSHRRELEVCLQLTQTQVAGLQPLEPYFRLKVPKVPCQAIAEIINAVSINPQQEILFYLGVTNNQWWCHTPLQTASSTHVLSLESALDKSYTDCLVEMHSHGTLAAYPSSADNQEEKGKFRVFAIIGTLNTIPTIYTRIGIYNHFFDINPNQIFELPPQVKCLN, encoded by the coding sequence ATGAATCCCTTTATCGGTTATCACCTCGCTACAAGTAACAACTTTCCTCCTTACAGTCAAAAACTCCAGGAATACTGGCTGGCAGCAAATGGGCTTTTCTTGCGATCGCATCGCCGCGAGTTAGAGGTTTGCTTGCAACTAACTCAAACTCAAGTCGCTGGACTCCAACCCCTTGAACCCTACTTCCGTCTGAAAGTCCCAAAAGTTCCTTGCCAAGCGATCGCCGAGATTATCAATGCTGTTAGTATCAACCCCCAACAGGAAATCCTATTCTACTTGGGAGTGACAAACAACCAATGGTGGTGTCACACTCCACTGCAAACTGCGTCCTCTACTCACGTCTTATCTTTAGAAAGCGCACTCGATAAAAGCTATACAGATTGCTTAGTGGAAATGCACAGTCATGGAACTCTAGCTGCTTATCCATCAAGTGCAGATAATCAAGAAGAAAAAGGCAAATTTCGAGTGTTCGCGATTATTGGCACACTGAATACGATTCCCACAATCTATACCCGAATCGGGATATACAATCACTTTTTCGACATCAACCCCAATCAAATATTTGAACTGCCGCCACAGGTAAAATGCTTGAATTAA